In one window of Drosophila innubila isolate TH190305 chromosome 2L unlocalized genomic scaffold, UK_Dinn_1.0 4_B_2L, whole genome shotgun sequence DNA:
- the LOC117780573 gene encoding clavesin-1, with amino-acid sequence MAAPDISEEAFNLRLGYLKPETIEIARVELRETEEVKAEAIKKLRELLKATPEINYKDDDAFLTIFLRATHFYPESALEKMKSTANFRKEYASLVHGLQVEQVKERFIKGSVINVLKNCDQKGRRVLIVNAGKLWDPSAVPSDEMFRMLYMVHIAAQLEEETQIRGVVCIMDFDGLAMKQVKALSPSFSKRLLTFIQEAMPLRMKEVHFVKQPFIFNMVWSLFKPFVKEKLNKRMHFHGSDMKSLHKFLDPSVLPANYKGTMPAIDYGGMEWFPSLEAQSEYVNTWSELGPAKW; translated from the exons ATGGCTGCCCCCGACATCAGTGAAGAAGCGTTCAATCTGCGTCTCGGCTATTTGAAGCCAGAAACCATTGAAATTGCCCGCGTAGAACTTCGCGAAACGGAGGAAGTGAAAGCGGAAGCCATTAAGAAACTGCGTGAGCTTTTGAAGGCAACGCCAGAGATCAACTACAAGGACGACGATGCATTCCTCACCATCTTCCTGCGCGCCACGCACTTTTATCCTGAGAGTGCATTGGAAAAG ATGAAAAGTACCGCCAACTTCCGCAAGGAGTATGCCTCCTTGGTTCATGGTCTTCAGGTGGAACAGGTGAAGGAGCGCTTTATCAAGGGCAGCGTCATCAATGTCCTGAAGAATTGCGATCAGAAGGGACGACGTGTCCTTATTGTCAATGCTGGTAAATTGTGGGATCCCTCAGCTGTGCCCAGTGATGAGATGTTCCGCATGCTTTACATGGTTCACATTGCCGCCCAGTTGGAGGAGGAGACACAGATTCGTGGCGTTGTCTGCATCATGGACTTTGATGGTCTGGCCATGAAGCAGGTGAAGGCACTCTCTCCGAGCTTCTCCAAGCGTCTGCTCACGTTCATCCAGGAGGCGATGCCACTGCGCATGAAGGAGGTGCACTTTGTGAAGCAACCCTTCATCTTCAACATGGTCTGGTCGCTCTTCAAGCCATTCGTCAAGGAGAAGCTGAACAAGCGC ATGCACTTCCATGGCAGTGATATGAAATCCCTGCACAAATTCCTCGATCCCTCGGTTCTTCCGGCCAACTACAAGGGCACAATGCCCGCCATCGATTACGGCGGTATGGAGTGGTTCCCCTCACTGGAAGCACAGTCCGAATATGTCAACACCTGGAGCGAACTGGGACCAGCCAAGTGGTAA
- the LOC117780135 gene encoding dihydrolipoyllysine-residue acetyltransferase component of pyruvate dehydrogenase complex, mitochondrial isoform X3 translates to MLRSLSTTRKELVALRAVFLRSQAVRRGANYGVRALCQTCNLQAASSTLNTKPILSRPQILSTWGYNFARAYADLPDHIRVPLPALSPTMERGSIVSWEKKEGDKLNEGDLLCEIETDKATMGFETPEEGYLAKILIPGGTKDVPIGQLVCIIVSDASHVAAFKDFKDDAPAAAPAAAAAPPPPPPPPAAAAPVAAAPPPPPVAAPAPAAAQQAQAAAAPAPAKPAAGANFKDIPLTTMRSVIAKRLLESKQNLPHYYVTVECTVDKLMKLRAKVNKKYEKEGARVSINDFIIKAMATACRKVPEANSAWMGTFIREYSDVDVSVAVSTDKGLITPIIFNADRKGVLEISKNVKELAGKARDNKLQPHEFQGGTISVSNLGMFGVNQFCAVINPPQSCILAIGTTTKKLVLDPDSPNGFKETNMITVTLSADHRVVDGAVAAVWLKHFRDFMEDPQTMIM, encoded by the exons ATGTTGCGTTCACTGAGTACGACACGAAAAGAACTGGTCGCATTACGGGCGGTCTTCCTCCGGTCTCAAGCGGTGCGACGTGGGGCCAACTATGGAGTGCGTGCACTGTGTCAAACCTGCAATCTACAGGCAGCCAG CTCAACATTGAATACCAAACCGATCCTTAGCAGACCCCAAATATTATCAACATGGGGCTACAACTTTGCGCGAGCCTACGCCGACCTGCCCGATCACATACGCGTCCCGCTGCCCGCCCTCTCGCCCACAATGGAACGCGGCTCCATTGTCAGTTGGGAGAAGAAGGAGGGCGACAAGCTAAACGAGG GTGATCTGCTGTGTGAGATTGAAACCGATAAGGCCACCATGGGCTTTGAGACACCTGAGGAGGGTTATCTGGCCAAGATCTTAATACCTGGTGGCACTAAGGATGTGCCCATCGGTCAGTTGGTGTGCATCATTGTGTCCGATGCGAGCCATGTGGCTGCCTTTAAGGATTTCAAGGATGATGCTCCAGCCGCTGCacccgctgctgctgctgcacctcCTCCACCGCCGCCACCACCCGCAGCTGCCGCACcagtagcagcagcaccaccaccaccaccagttGCCGCTCCAGCGCCAGCAG CCGCGCAACAGGCCCAAGCAGCTGCCGCTCCAGCTCCAGCCAAGCCAGCAGCCGGCGCCAACTTCAAGGACATCCCATTAACCACGATGCGGTCCGTCATTGCCAAACGCCTGCTCGAGTCCAAGCAGAATCTACCACATTACTACGTCACCGTGGAATGCACAGTAGACAAG CTGATGAAGCTGCGAGCCAAGGTAAATAAGAAGTACGAGAAGGAAGGAGCACGTGTCTCCATCAATGACTTCATCATCAAGGCCATGGCAACAGCTTGTCGAAAGGTGCCTGAAGCGAATTCAGCGTGGATGGGTACCTTTATACGGGAGTACAGCGATGTAGATGTCTCAGTGGCCGTGTCCACAGATAAGGGTCTCATTACTCCCATTATCTTTAATGCCGATCGCAAGGGTGTGCTAGAAATCTCGAAGAATGTTAAGGAGCTGGCCGGCAAGGCGCGCGACAACAAGTTGCAGCCACATGAATTCCAAGGCGGCACCATATCCGTGTCCAATTTGGGCATGTTCG GTGTCAATCAATTCTGCGCTGTCATTAATCCCCCGCAATCCTGCATCCTGGCTATTGGAACCACAACGAAAAAGCTTGTGCTTGATCCAGACAGTCCTAATGG TTTCAAGGAGACCAATATGATCACCGTGACGCTGAGCGCCGATCACAGAGTTGTGGATGGTGCCGTGGCCGCCGTTTGGCTCAAACACTTCCGTGACTTCATGGAGGATCCACAGACAATGATAATGTAA
- the LOC117780135 gene encoding dihydrolipoyllysine-residue acetyltransferase component of pyruvate dehydrogenase complex, mitochondrial isoform X2, giving the protein MLRSLSTTRKELVALRAVFLRSQAVRRGANYGVRALCQTCNLQAASSTLNTKPILSRPQILSTWGYNFARAYADLPDHIRVPLPALSPTMERGSIVSWEKKEGDKLNEGDLLCEIETDKATMGFETPEEGYLAKILIPGGTKDVPIGQLVCIIVSDASHVAAFKDFKDDAPAAAPAAAAAPPPPPPPPAAAAPVAAAPPPPPVAAPAPAGSPTPQTGGRVYASPMAKRLAETQQMRLQAAQQAQAAAAPAPAKPAAGANFKDIPLTTMRSVIAKRLLESKQNLPHYYVTVECTVDKLMKLRAKVNKKYEKEGARVSINDFIIKAMATACRKVPEANSAWMGTFIREYSDVDVSVAVSTDKGLITPIIFNADRKGVLEISKNVKELAGKARDNKLQPHEFQGGTISVSNLGMFGVNQFCAVINPPQSCILAIGTTTKKLVLDPDSPNGFKETNMITVTLSADHRVVDGAVAAVWLKHFRDFMEDPQTMIM; this is encoded by the exons ATGTTGCGTTCACTGAGTACGACACGAAAAGAACTGGTCGCATTACGGGCGGTCTTCCTCCGGTCTCAAGCGGTGCGACGTGGGGCCAACTATGGAGTGCGTGCACTGTGTCAAACCTGCAATCTACAGGCAGCCAG CTCAACATTGAATACCAAACCGATCCTTAGCAGACCCCAAATATTATCAACATGGGGCTACAACTTTGCGCGAGCCTACGCCGACCTGCCCGATCACATACGCGTCCCGCTGCCCGCCCTCTCGCCCACAATGGAACGCGGCTCCATTGTCAGTTGGGAGAAGAAGGAGGGCGACAAGCTAAACGAGG GTGATCTGCTGTGTGAGATTGAAACCGATAAGGCCACCATGGGCTTTGAGACACCTGAGGAGGGTTATCTGGCCAAGATCTTAATACCTGGTGGCACTAAGGATGTGCCCATCGGTCAGTTGGTGTGCATCATTGTGTCCGATGCGAGCCATGTGGCTGCCTTTAAGGATTTCAAGGATGATGCTCCAGCCGCTGCacccgctgctgctgctgcacctcCTCCACCGCCGCCACCACCCGCAGCTGCCGCACcagtagcagcagcaccaccaccaccaccagttGCCGCTCCAGCGCCAGCAGGTAGTCCAACCCCGCAAACTGGCGGACGCGTCTATGCTAGTCCCATGGCCAAGAGATTAGCCGAAACGCAACAGATGCGTTTACAAG CCGCGCAACAGGCCCAAGCAGCTGCCGCTCCAGCTCCAGCCAAGCCAGCAGCCGGCGCCAACTTCAAGGACATCCCATTAACCACGATGCGGTCCGTCATTGCCAAACGCCTGCTCGAGTCCAAGCAGAATCTACCACATTACTACGTCACCGTGGAATGCACAGTAGACAAG CTGATGAAGCTGCGAGCCAAGGTAAATAAGAAGTACGAGAAGGAAGGAGCACGTGTCTCCATCAATGACTTCATCATCAAGGCCATGGCAACAGCTTGTCGAAAGGTGCCTGAAGCGAATTCAGCGTGGATGGGTACCTTTATACGGGAGTACAGCGATGTAGATGTCTCAGTGGCCGTGTCCACAGATAAGGGTCTCATTACTCCCATTATCTTTAATGCCGATCGCAAGGGTGTGCTAGAAATCTCGAAGAATGTTAAGGAGCTGGCCGGCAAGGCGCGCGACAACAAGTTGCAGCCACATGAATTCCAAGGCGGCACCATATCCGTGTCCAATTTGGGCATGTTCG GTGTCAATCAATTCTGCGCTGTCATTAATCCCCCGCAATCCTGCATCCTGGCTATTGGAACCACAACGAAAAAGCTTGTGCTTGATCCAGACAGTCCTAATGG TTTCAAGGAGACCAATATGATCACCGTGACGCTGAGCGCCGATCACAGAGTTGTGGATGGTGCCGTGGCCGCCGTTTGGCTCAAACACTTCCGTGACTTCATGGAGGATCCACAGACAATGATAATGTAA
- the LOC117780135 gene encoding dihydrolipoyllysine-residue acetyltransferase component of pyruvate dehydrogenase complex, mitochondrial isoform X1: MLRSLSTTRKELVALRAVFLRSQAVRRGANYGVRALCQTCNLQAASSTLNTKPILSRPQILSTWGYNFARAYADLPDHIRVPLPALSPTMERGSIVSWEKKEGDKLNEGDLLCEIETDKATMGFETPEEGYLAKILIPGGTKDVPIGQLVCIIVSDASHVAAFKDFKDDAPAAAPAAAAAPPPPPPPPAAAAPVAAAPPPPPVAAPAPAGSPTPQTGGRVYASPMAKRLAETQQMRLQGKGSGVFGSLKSGDLAAAQQAQAAAAPAPAKPAAGANFKDIPLTTMRSVIAKRLLESKQNLPHYYVTVECTVDKLMKLRAKVNKKYEKEGARVSINDFIIKAMATACRKVPEANSAWMGTFIREYSDVDVSVAVSTDKGLITPIIFNADRKGVLEISKNVKELAGKARDNKLQPHEFQGGTISVSNLGMFGVNQFCAVINPPQSCILAIGTTTKKLVLDPDSPNGFKETNMITVTLSADHRVVDGAVAAVWLKHFRDFMEDPQTMIM; the protein is encoded by the exons ATGTTGCGTTCACTGAGTACGACACGAAAAGAACTGGTCGCATTACGGGCGGTCTTCCTCCGGTCTCAAGCGGTGCGACGTGGGGCCAACTATGGAGTGCGTGCACTGTGTCAAACCTGCAATCTACAGGCAGCCAG CTCAACATTGAATACCAAACCGATCCTTAGCAGACCCCAAATATTATCAACATGGGGCTACAACTTTGCGCGAGCCTACGCCGACCTGCCCGATCACATACGCGTCCCGCTGCCCGCCCTCTCGCCCACAATGGAACGCGGCTCCATTGTCAGTTGGGAGAAGAAGGAGGGCGACAAGCTAAACGAGG GTGATCTGCTGTGTGAGATTGAAACCGATAAGGCCACCATGGGCTTTGAGACACCTGAGGAGGGTTATCTGGCCAAGATCTTAATACCTGGTGGCACTAAGGATGTGCCCATCGGTCAGTTGGTGTGCATCATTGTGTCCGATGCGAGCCATGTGGCTGCCTTTAAGGATTTCAAGGATGATGCTCCAGCCGCTGCacccgctgctgctgctgcacctcCTCCACCGCCGCCACCACCCGCAGCTGCCGCACcagtagcagcagcaccaccaccaccaccagttGCCGCTCCAGCGCCAGCAGGTAGTCCAACCCCGCAAACTGGCGGACGCGTCTATGCTAGTCCCATGGCCAAGAGATTAGCCGAAACGCAACAGATGCGTTTACAAG GCAAAGGTTCCGGCGTATTTGGCTCACTTAAATCTGGTGATCTTGCAGCCGCGCAACAGGCCCAAGCAGCTGCCGCTCCAGCTCCAGCCAAGCCAGCAGCCGGCGCCAACTTCAAGGACATCCCATTAACCACGATGCGGTCCGTCATTGCCAAACGCCTGCTCGAGTCCAAGCAGAATCTACCACATTACTACGTCACCGTGGAATGCACAGTAGACAAG CTGATGAAGCTGCGAGCCAAGGTAAATAAGAAGTACGAGAAGGAAGGAGCACGTGTCTCCATCAATGACTTCATCATCAAGGCCATGGCAACAGCTTGTCGAAAGGTGCCTGAAGCGAATTCAGCGTGGATGGGTACCTTTATACGGGAGTACAGCGATGTAGATGTCTCAGTGGCCGTGTCCACAGATAAGGGTCTCATTACTCCCATTATCTTTAATGCCGATCGCAAGGGTGTGCTAGAAATCTCGAAGAATGTTAAGGAGCTGGCCGGCAAGGCGCGCGACAACAAGTTGCAGCCACATGAATTCCAAGGCGGCACCATATCCGTGTCCAATTTGGGCATGTTCG GTGTCAATCAATTCTGCGCTGTCATTAATCCCCCGCAATCCTGCATCCTGGCTATTGGAACCACAACGAAAAAGCTTGTGCTTGATCCAGACAGTCCTAATGG TTTCAAGGAGACCAATATGATCACCGTGACGCTGAGCGCCGATCACAGAGTTGTGGATGGTGCCGTGGCCGCCGTTTGGCTCAAACACTTCCGTGACTTCATGGAGGATCCACAGACAATGATAATGTAA